A section of the Candidatus Thioglobus autotrophicus genome encodes:
- a CDS encoding LysR family transcriptional regulator — protein sequence MINYTLKQLYSFEAVVRTKSFTRASKELFVTQPAVYMQIQQLTKNIGADLINTKGKTVTPTYIGKMFYQTCIDVIDTLEKSKLDIDQTLDPEAGHLQIAVATTTNSFVSHILAKFKKKYPRMSFYLDVTNRESLLKKLDNNEADLIIMGEPPTDMPLITQPFMENPLIAIAHPEHPLLKNQKNTIKNLTNETLITREQGSGTRITIERIIGMRLNSDIEINSNEAIIQAVQAGLGIGFVSKHTVKLELENNVIKQLDIDKFPITRHWYVVHHSKNKLSPIAERFKKFIVENS from the coding sequence ATGATTAATTACACACTTAAACAATTGTATAGCTTTGAAGCGGTTGTGCGCACCAAAAGTTTTACCCGAGCAAGTAAAGAGCTGTTTGTAACCCAACCTGCTGTTTATATGCAGATACAACAACTCACTAAAAATATTGGGGCAGATCTTATTAATACCAAAGGAAAAACAGTGACACCAACCTACATTGGAAAAATGTTTTATCAGACCTGTATCGACGTTATTGATACGCTTGAAAAAAGTAAATTAGATATTGATCAAACGCTAGATCCTGAAGCAGGTCATTTGCAAATTGCCGTTGCCACGACCACCAACTCATTTGTTAGTCATATTTTGGCTAAATTTAAGAAAAAATACCCACGAATGTCTTTTTATTTAGATGTAACCAATCGTGAATCATTACTTAAAAAGCTTGATAACAATGAAGCGGATTTGATTATTATGGGGGAACCCCCAACAGACATGCCTCTGATTACCCAGCCATTTATGGAGAATCCTCTAATTGCTATCGCTCATCCAGAGCACCCCTTACTTAAAAATCAGAAAAATACCATTAAAAATCTCACTAATGAGACACTTATTACTAGAGAGCAAGGCTCAGGTACACGCATTACCATTGAAAGAATTATTGGCATGCGACTCAACTCTGATATTGAAATAAACTCTAATGAAGCTATTATCCAGGCTGTTCAAGCTGGACTGGGTATTGGATTTGTATCCAAACATACGGTTAAATTAGAGCTTGAAAATAATGTTATTAAGCAGCTTGATATTGATAAATTTCCGATTACTCGTCATTGGTATGTTGTGCATCATTCTAAAAACAAGCTTTCGCCGATTGCCGAACGCTTTAAAAAATTTATCGTTGAAAATAGTTAA
- a CDS encoding sulfite exporter TauE/SafE family protein: MEAVLYIDYLLPFLFFIVAFVYSSVGMGGGSSYTAIMVIAGMSTLVIPMVSLSLNLFVTTIGSYNYLRNKHGKLRIILPFLFSAIPFAYVGGALHLPKQVFLWILLASLILVAIRIYFWKDTGFRWQLNHWGKIAISLIAGSIMGLVAGIVGIGGGVYLVPLIIMLNIGTQKEAAAAGVVFVWVVSLSGLVSRLHYNSIDLSEYIPLIVAVVVGGFLGSYMGSFKFNPKTMEKILGLVILVAIALLIKKIVF; this comes from the coding sequence ATGGAAGCAGTCCTCTATATTGATTATCTATTGCCGTTCTTGTTTTTTATTGTGGCGTTTGTCTATTCTTCGGTTGGCATGGGGGGCGGCTCATCCTATACAGCCATTATGGTGATTGCAGGCATGTCTACTTTAGTGATCCCGATGGTTTCTTTATCGCTTAACCTTTTTGTAACGACCATTGGAAGTTATAACTATTTGCGTAACAAGCATGGTAAGTTGCGTATTATTCTGCCATTTTTGTTCTCAGCAATTCCATTCGCTTATGTAGGTGGCGCGCTGCATTTACCTAAACAAGTATTTTTATGGATACTGCTGGCCTCGTTGATATTAGTTGCTATACGAATTTACTTCTGGAAAGATACAGGCTTTAGGTGGCAATTAAACCATTGGGGTAAAATTGCCATTTCTTTAATTGCTGGCTCTATTATGGGATTGGTTGCGGGTATTGTCGGTATTGGCGGCGGCGTATATTTGGTGCCTTTGATTATTATGCTAAATATTGGTACGCAAAAAGAAGCAGCAGCAGCGGGTGTGGTGTTTGTTTGGGTGGTGTCTCTATCAGGATTGGTATCGCGTTTGCACTATAATTCGATCGATCTATCTGAATATATACCTCTGATTGTGGCAGTCGTTGTGGGTGGGTTTTTAGGCTCTTATATGGGTTCGTTTAAGTTTAACCCAAAGACTATGGAGAAAATACTAGGTCTGGTTATTCTTGTGGCTATTGCGCTACTTATTAAGAAAATAGTTTTTTAA
- the purU gene encoding formyltetrahydrofolate deformylase, producing the protein MSVYRLLISCPDTHGLVAIVSQFILEYNGNIKEAHHHLDEQNQHFFMRIEIESNSISCSLDEFKEAFSVLAERCNMAWKLSDATQLKRILIMGSSASHCVADLLHRDHEDELEGEIIGVLSNHSKLSKLASWYDVAFKKVSISQDTQEADKVKMMQAVDSFNPDVIVLARYMQIIPEEMCAEYNGRIINIHHSFLPSFVGANPYARAAERGVKLIGATCHYVTANLDEGPIIEQDVVRVDHGDSADDMKKMGQDVEKITLAKGLKYHLEDRVLTCNNKTIVFS; encoded by the coding sequence ATGAGTGTTTATCGATTGTTGATTTCTTGCCCTGATACCCATGGATTGGTGGCTATTGTCAGTCAGTTTATTCTTGAATATAATGGCAATATCAAAGAAGCGCACCATCATTTGGATGAGCAAAACCAGCACTTCTTTATGCGTATTGAGATTGAATCAAACTCTATCTCCTGTTCTTTAGATGAATTTAAAGAGGCTTTTTCTGTTTTAGCCGAGCGGTGTAACATGGCTTGGAAGCTGAGTGACGCTACACAGCTTAAGCGTATCTTGATTATGGGATCAAGTGCCTCACATTGTGTGGCAGATCTCTTGCATCGCGACCATGAAGACGAGCTTGAAGGTGAAATTATTGGTGTTTTATCAAATCATAGCAAACTCTCAAAGCTGGCTAGTTGGTACGACGTGGCGTTTAAAAAAGTAAGTATTAGCCAAGACACTCAAGAGGCTGATAAAGTGAAAATGATGCAAGCGGTTGACAGCTTTAATCCAGATGTGATTGTTCTAGCGCGCTATATGCAAATTATCCCTGAAGAGATGTGTGCTGAATATAACGGTAGAATTATTAATATTCACCATTCATTTTTGCCATCATTTGTGGGCGCTAATCCGTATGCACGTGCCGCTGAACGTGGAGTAAAGCTGATTGGCGCAACCTGTCATTATGTGACGGCTAATTTGGACGAAGGGCCGATTATTGAACAAGACGTGGTGCGTGTTGATCATGGTGATAGCGCCGATGACATGAAAAAAATGGGCCAGGATGTTGAGAAAATTACCCTAGCTAAAGGCCTCAAGTATCATCTAGAAGATCGCGTTTTAACCTGTAACAATAAAACCATTGTATTCTCATAA